From the genome of Halichoerus grypus chromosome X, mHalGry1.hap1.1, whole genome shotgun sequence:
CGTGGCCCCGGTCCGACTTCTCGTGGCCCCGGTCCGACTTCTCGTGGCCCCGGTCCGACTTCTCCTCAGCATCTGGGGACACAAAAGCCTTGAAGTGACCTTCCTCCTCCCATCTCAGGCCCCCAGCAGCCTCTGCCTTCAACAACCCCCCTTGCCTGGGGTTGGGCCTGCCTATCtcacctgccccttccccgacCCACTATCATTTATCTGACCCCTCTCTGAGAACTGCAGAACCACTTGAGGCGCCCTCCAATCTGCCGGCTCACCTGCATTACTGGTCCTGAGCTTCTTGGCCGATTTGGTAACGACGGAGTTGGGGTCGTGTGGGGAGAGCCAGGACACGAGGTCTGTGTCCACATTCCAGTAGtaagggagcccgctgcggggcagtgggagggaaggagggagggggagagaggaggggggaagggggggaaggagggagggaaggagtgtcAGCTAAGATGTCCTCTCCTTATAGCCTCAACTCCTGTCTCCCCAATCTCTACTATACCTGCCCCATGTCAGGAGCCCGGAGGGAGGACCCCCAGACCTCTTCCCTATGTTCCCCATTTACCCCAAGGCCAGGGACAGCACAGGAAAAGTGAAGTCAGACGTCAGCTCCCCCCCCAGTTCCCCAGGCTCACCAGGAAGGGTCAAACACCTTGTACCAGCTTGGTGGCAGGCCCTCCAACCGGGTGGCCTCATAGTCTACAGGGTCATCATCGTAGTCCTCAGCAATGATCTCTTCCTCTGGTTCTGGCAGAATAGCGGGGTGGAGAAAAGCAGTAAGGACCAGAGGGATTCTCATCCTATGGTCAGAGCCTGGAGAGACACTCAAATTCACATGGACCACGTGTGTGTGGGGGAGCGGGGGAGTGCATCAGGTCTCACCTGCTGTGGCAAATATCACATTCCAAATCCAAGTGTCTGAGCATCAGGGGATTTGCCAAAAAATGTACCTAAATCTCTTCTGTTTCTGGGTTTGGGTAAGATTTGAGCTTTGATACTATTACCCCGACCTGTCTGATTTCAGAATTTAGACAAGGATTCATCAAAACAAGTGTTGCCTCCAGTTCCTGCATTCAGGAAGCATGCAACACCATGCTATCCAAATCTATTTGGATAAAAGGAGTTTGAACAGTAAGGGGTTGTTCTGAAAATACATCCAAATCTATTCAGCTCCCAAGCTTGGCAAATCCGGGGTTTCTGATTCTGTCTATTGAGTAGCAAGTCTGGATGGCAAGGGATATATCCAAACACTGCTCTGAATCCATTCAGGTCCTAGGCCTGACACATAGCAGGCCTGCAGCAGCTGCCAGTGACTATCGGTAAAATAAAAGAGGCGTATGTTGTCAGCTTGGTACATGACCCTCAGTAGGCCTACCACAGATTTCAGCTGTGGATAGAAGTAACAATGAAACGTATATGTCAGCAACAGCATACTGCCTGTCACACAATAGGCCCAAAGTAGATGTGAGCTATAATCATCAGTATTGTTAGTAACATGTATATTCCATCAGCACAGGGCCCAGTACTCAATAGGCTTAAAATAAATTATCAGTGATCATTATCAGTATTATTAACCACCAGATCTATGCGTGGCACAGAGTAGCTTGTAACAGATGGCATTTATCAATGAGGTGAAAATAAGCTGTACTTTCCAGTGCCTCGCACACTGTAGCCCAaaagagatgcaaaaaaaaaaaaaaaaaaaaagatgccactTACTGACAATGAGGTGTAAATATGAGCAGGAGCAGCCCAGTAGGCATAAATGACAGATCCTTTCATTATCTTCTACCGTTAGCCATGATGTGTATGCCAAGCACTCAGGCCCAAAATACATGTCAGCTACTGATACGGTGAACAATAAGGTATAGATCACTAGCATCATGCCTGGCACCACAGTCGGTCTAAAATAATGTAatcacgggcacctgggtggctcagtcattaagcgtctgccttcggctcaggtcatgatcccagggtcctgggattgagccccacatcaggctccctgttgggcaggaagcctgcttctccctctcccactcctcctgcttgtgttcctgctctcgctatctctctctctctgtcaaatatataaataaaatttttttttaaaaatgtaatcactAGGGTAAATAACAAAGTATCAGCATCCTACTACTGTCTAGGGAAGATATAAGCTGTCTTTACCGTAGGATACTTCGTAATCGCTTACACGGATTGTTAGATGGATTGCACGTGGCATACAATAGGCCCCCCAAAAAAGGCATTAGCTGTCAATATTAAGCACGAAATAtgtattccccacccccacccccgcccgcagTAGGAATGGATGTCAGGAAGCCATATTGCTAACAATGTCCGCCACCCCACTGATTGGTGCGCAATAGGCCCATGCTAGGTATCGAGTGGCGGTATCAACAACAAAGTGCCTGCCAAGGCTGGCACATGGTAGGCCCATCTGCTTTTAGCTCGCTCACCGGGCTCCAGATGTTTGAGGATGCCTCTCTTGGCCAAGCGGGTCTGCAGCGCAACAGGCAACGGCATAGTGGATAGCAGACAGACCTAGGGACGGACGGATTGacaggcacacgcacacacaaaaaaaacagcTCAAATGAGGATTCAAATCCCGATCCTAAAAATCAAGCGCCTCCTCCCAGCATATACTCATCTGGACCCCCACTTACCCACCTGCACCAACAGCTGGCTGGACGGAACCGACGCGCTAAAAGGTGGAAGATAGGTGCAATGCCACCCAAACTCCCACCAACCCCCGCCTCGAGGCTGGGTGTTCCAGGACCCAGTTCCCCTCCCGGGCCCAGGCTCCGCCCACCGCCGAAGGGGCCAAGCTCAGTTCCCCCGCGCCCAGGAATGGGCTCACCCTACGTCCCCCAAAGACTGCCGGGTGGGAGGAACCAAAGCGTTGGGACGGGGGGAGCAGAGTGCAGCACCTCCTCCAGCTGCAAAAAATGCACCCACCCCGACATTACCAATGCAATCACGCGAGTAGTGGAAGGCTGTCAGACCGGCCGCCCCTCTCTTGTCGCGGCTAGGATCACCAGCACCACACGACTGCCCTCTCCCAAAGCACAGAATGAGGTCCTCCCTCCCCGAGGCTTGAAGGAACTGGGCCGGCACTCAGGCTGCGGTACAGATGACGCAAACCTGGGGGGCCAATGAGAGCGTGGCCCTGGCCTGACGAGCGCCAAGCGACCCAATCGCAGGCCTGGAATGGGTGGAGCGCTCGGGCGCCTCTGTGCGTTTACGGCGGGGGCGTGGCCCGGCCGAGGTTTAGCCAGACTGCGCGGCCGGACGCCGGCGCCATGGAGGAGTACGCTCGGGAGCCTTGGTACGGCGATGGGCACAGGCCCCGGGACTGTTGCTGCGGCGCCACGGCCAGCTGTGGGAGGCGGGCGGGGGAGGCGCCGGCCACACCGCGCCACGTCCCAGACTCGGGAGACCCTTAAACATGTGGTCTCCTTCCGTTCCCCTCCGCTTCGTTCCTCCCACTCGGGCTCCGTTAAGAGGGGCCGCAGCCGTGTGCCTGGAGACGGTGCGGTGCCGGACCAACCGCTCCCAAGTGTCCCCGGACTCCGTTATCTCCTCAGTTCCTTTTTGATAACGAAAAGAGACACGCTGGTCGAATCCATTCCAGcccggggggggggtggtggcggTTGTCGAACGGAAATCCCCACGCGTGGCTTTCCCGAGGTCGCTTTAGCGaatgggggcggggcctgggtgAGCCTATTGCGGACGAGCCGGATCCTCCCCCTCCGTCTGCTCTTGGTTTTTCCCAGTTGGGGCGGGTTGAAAAAGAGGGACGAGGGCGGGGTTTGGTCGGACGTGCTCATTGTCGGAGACGGGGGTGCGACGCCGTCCTGCTTTAATAACAGTACTAGCAAATTGACGCTTCCACAGCGCTGATCCAAACGTGCCCACTCCGCGTGTATCAGTTGACTGAATCTTTGGTAGTAGGAAAGCAGTTGGCTGATTCCTTGGTTGGCTGCGAGGGGAGGGGCGGACAGGGCCAAGACTAATGTTTTTCCCCTTTTGCACCATTTCTTGCTGAAATGAGGGGGGAAATAATATTATCTGAAGTGCTGCTTCCCATTCGAGTGACTTGCCTTCTCCCAGTTGGAAGGAGTCCATGCAAcatgggagggggaagaggggctcACTTAACCCCGCCCTCCCCTTCCGGCTTGCAGCCCATGGCGAATTGTGGACGATTGCGGAGGAGCCTTCACTATGGGTGTCATCGGCGGTGGAGTCTTCCAGGCCATCAAGGGCTTCCGCAACGCCCCTGTCGTGAGTCGTGGTCGTCCCTGGGTGGTGCGGGGGTCCTGCCCTGCCCACACGGGATACTTCGCTGAAAACTGCTTGGAGCtgccatgacttactcattctggTGCCTGCtagcctactatgtgccaggcctggCTCCAGGATCTGTGGTTTGGGAAGAACTGCAAATATGGCCCTGTGTCCCTCGCCCCCACCACCCAACTGGGGCTCCTCTGTGGAAATGCCGTGCTGTCAAAACGATCCCAAATCCTCAATGTATGTGCAAAGCCAGAGAGATTTTCCCCAGAGGCAGATTACCTGGATACAGGGAAGTGACAGGAGTTTAACTGGCAGAAGGAGGACAGCCTTAAAgttaagaaaatgcttttaatGTAACCTAatcaattctctctctttctctgcccacccTCTTCCAAGATCTTATCAAACATCATGGCTTTAAATGCCATCCATTTGCCAAAGTCTCTGCAATTTATATATCTagttctgtccctcccctcaacTCCTGGAACTCATTCCTAGATCTTTGCCCAGATTTCCTGTTCCCATCCTCAAGGTCTCAGCACAACCCCCCCCCCTTTAGAGTCCTTTCCTGATCCCTCAGTCATTATCATGTCTCTTGATCCCATTTCCTCCAGGGTGTGTATTGCTGTGTGAAGCTATCTTGTAGATCTGTACCTCTGCTGGGgatctgtctctcccactgtAACGTGAGCTCTGAGAGAGCGGGGGCTAGGTCTGTCTCAGTCACCATCCCTGCATTACAGCATGGTGCCTGGTGCTTAGGTGCTAGTGATCACTGAATGAATGAGAACTTCTCAACCCACGGCTGAGAACACCCATGTGAGGGTGCTCCCCAGCCTCCGAGTTCTCAGCCCCTGCTCCCCATCTCTACTCCTGATACCCCTGACCtgtcgtgttccctctcttaaaaGCTAGAAACCCTGCGTGCCAGGGCCCTCATCCCTGTTCTGACTCCCTACCTCCTCACTTTTCCCAGGGAATTCGGCACCGGCTGAGAGGGAGTGCCAACGCTGTGAGGATCCGAGCCCCCCAGATTGGAGGTGAGAGGCTTGGAGAGACCTAGGAGCTGGGATGCAGAGTTGGGGGTGGTCGCTCCTGTGGTTCTAGACTGCAAATTGGGGTCCAcattccagccccagctctgcctgtgACTTCCAGGACAGTAATGTTTCCCAATAATTTAATATGGAGGGGCAGGAATGTGGATTCCGGAGCTTAAATCTAGGTCCCGGATCTTCCCTGATGCGTGACTTTGGGTTCGTGGCTTCACCTCTCCGAACCTCATCGGTAACGTGGGGATGGTGATAGCAAGAACCACCTAAATTGTTTTGTAAGTTATGTCATTTACATTTACGTCATTTACAGAGAACTTACTAAGTGCTGGTTGCTCTGCTAAGCACTTTAATAATAAGAACGAATTTAAGACTTCAGAATCAGTGCCTAGAACGGGTCCTGGCGCACAGCAAGGCCTCAAGAATCACTTTAACTATCCTAGTGTTAACTGGCTTTCATAGCCTGTTTTCATCTCCCTTAAACCAAGATTGGAATTCCAACTCGGTGTGATGGTTAGGAAGATCAAAGTTGCTCTGTTCAAAGCCACACCAAGATAAATCTGCTTGTAAACACTTGTCAAACCCCTACAAAGGTGGGGGAATGCCGGCGGCAATGAGAGATCGCTTGACAAAGGAGCAGCCTCGGGCAGACGGGGAATATCCCCTAGGAGTTTACTCTCTGCCTTTGTGTCCGGCTTTTTCTCCCCACTCATTGCCAGAGCATTCAGGCCTTGGAAGTCCGCAGACACTGAGCTGTGGATTTGGGGGGATTCCTCAGGAACACTGATTCGGCCTCGGTCTCCCTCCAGGTAGCTTCGCGGTGTGGGGGGGCCTGTTCTCCACCATCGACTGCGGCCTGGTGCGCGTGCGGGGCAAAGAAGATCCTTGGAACTCCATCACCAGCGGAGCATTGACCGGGGCCGTGCTGGCGGCCCGCAGTGagtgccccagcccctggcccccagccccagccccttccGCCCTGTTCTGCCTGCCCTCACCTCTTTCTCCCTGCCTCTTCACTCTCCCAGGTGGCCCATTGGCCATGGTGGGCTCGGCAATGATGGGGGGTATCCTCCTGGCCCTCATAGAGGGTGTTGGCATCCTCCTTACTCGCTACACCGCCCAGCAGTTCCGCAATGGTGAGTATCTGGCAGACGCTGCTCAGGGAGAGGTGCAAAATGCGTTGCCCCTCACCCTTACCTGATTCTTTCCTCTCCAGCACCCCCGTTCCTGGAGGACCCCAGCCAGCTGCCCCCTAAGGAGGGTACCTCAGCCCCAGGCTATCCCAGCTATCAGCAGTACCACTGAGGAAGTGACTGCCTAGCATCACCACCGTGGGAGCTCCTCCTCCGTTCCCTCCCCGATGATCTACCTCGAAGGGAGGGCTGGCTCCCAGTTGGCCCTGGGACCCTCCAGAGAGGGCCTCTACTCTGCTCCCTTgtcccagggtggggggtggggcacccCAGCTGCCCTGATGGATGGGTCCCCTTCTCAGGGCACCCCAACCCCAAGTTCATATGTAACAAGTTCTCACCCCAGCCCCTTTTCCTGGCGCCCTGATGAGTATTTAAAGCCAGTTTTGAAATGCCTGTGTTTGTACTCCTTGAGCCATGCGTGTTGGGAGCCCCTCCTTAGGACAAGGGGCAGAGCCCTCTTCAGGGACTCAGAAGCCCTAGAACTTGGAGTCCCATAGAGAGTGGGCTCTAGTAAATGTCTGTGGGAtgaatgagcagg
Proteins encoded in this window:
- the TIMM17B gene encoding mitochondrial import inner membrane translocase subunit Tim17-B, giving the protein MEEYAREPCPWRIVDDCGGAFTMGVIGGGVFQAIKGFRNAPVGIRHRLRGSANAVRIRAPQIGGSFAVWGGLFSTIDCGLVRVRGKEDPWNSITSGALTGAVLAARSGPLAMVGSAMMGGILLALIEGVGILLTRYTAQQFRNAPPFLEDPSQLPPKEGTSAPGYPSYQQYH